In Verrucomicrobiota bacterium, the DNA window CTTCCGGTAACCCGCCCATTCTACGCATTAGCGGCGAATTGCACCGGGTGGATTTCCCGCCATTGGAAAGTGACCAATTGAAAGCCATGCTCTACGAAATCACGCCAGAGTATAAAGTAAAACAGTTCGAGGAAACTGGCGACGTGGATTTCGGTTATGAGATTCCCAACGTTTCCCGGTTCCGCGCCAACTTCTTTATGCAGAAATATGGCGTGGCGGCCGTGTTTCGTCAAATTCCGTCGAAAGTATTGTCGTTCGAGGACTTTGAAAAATTCGACGCACCGCTGCCGGCGGTACTCAGGAAATTCGCCATGTTGCACAAAGGCTTGGTGTTGGTCACCGGACCGACCGGGTCGGGCAAATCCACCACGCTGGCGGCGATGGTGGACTACTGCAATAAAAACCGCAAAGACCACATTTTGACGGTGGAAGATCCCATCGAATTCGTGCATGAGAGCAAAAACGCGCTGGTCAATCACCGGGAAGTGGGCATTCACACCAAGTCGTTTGCTTCGGCACTACGCGGCGCGTTGCGGGAAGACCCGGACATCATTCTGGTTGGTGAAATGCGCGACTTGGAAACCATCGAACTGGCACTGACGGCGGCGAGCACCGGGCACTTGGTTTTCGGCACGCTCCACACGCAAAGCGCTGCCAAAACGGTAGATCGCATCATCGACGTGTTTCCCGCCGACCAGCAGAACAAGATTCGTGCCACGCTTTCCGAGGCGCTGAAAGGGGTCGTGGCGCAGAACCTGTTCAAACGCATTGACAAGAAGGGGCGCGTCGCCGCGCTCGAAATCCTGGTATTCACCACGGCAGTCGCCAACCTGGTGCGCGAGGGAAAGACGCACCAGATTCCCGGCATGATCCAGGTGGGTAAACGCATCGGCAACCAGCCGCTGGATGACGCCATCATGGACCACCTAAAAATGAAACGGATTTCGCCGGAAGAGGCCTATGACAAGTGTCTCGATAAAAAGAAATTCCGCCCGTTTCTACCGCACCCGCCCGAGGATGATGATACCATGTAACTGGTGGCGGGCGGGCGGCCAGTCCTGCCGAATTGAAACCAGACCGAAACCATTTAACATTCAACCAAATGGAGCCGCTGTATGCGACGCAATGACCTTGATTACATTCTGAGCACGATGTTGGATTCACACAAGGACGTGTCGGACCTCAACATAACGGTGGACAAATCGTTGCAGGTTGAGACCGAAGGGCAATTGGCCCCGGTAGCCATCGATCCAAACGTGGAGAAATTGACGCCCTTTCAGACCGAAATGGTAACGCTCAACCTGATCAGTGGCAACCGCCGGTTGCTTGAGGATTTGCTGCAAAAGGGGTCGTGCGACTCCTCATACAGTCTCACCGGCAGGGCGCGGTTCCGGGTGAACATCTTTAGCCAGCGCGGCAATTATTCGTGCGTGCTGCGCAAATTAAACACGAAAATTCCCACCCTCGCCGACCTGAAAATGCCTGAGATTTTTCTCCAGGTTGCCAAGGAAAAAACCGGGCTAGTATTGGTAACGGGAGCGACTGGTTCCGGCAAATCCACCACCCTGGCGGCCTTGCTGAACGAGATCAATGAAACCAAGTCCATTCATATCATCACATTGGAGGATCCGGTCGAATTTGTGCATCCGCAGAAAAGAGCGACGTTCAACCAACGGGAGATGGGGAACGATTTCGACTCCTTTTCCAGCGGGTTGCGCGCCGCATTGCGGCAGGCGCCGAAGATCATCCTGGTGGGCGAAATGCGCGACCGCGAAACTGTGGAAATCGGGCTGAGCGCGGCGGAGACGGGCCATTTGGTGGTCAGCACACTGCACACCATTGACGCCGGCCAGACCATCAACCGCATCCTGGGCATGTTTGAACCGGAAGAGCAGGAGCAGGTGCGGCTTCGGTTGGCGGATACGCTGCGCTGGATTGTCAGCCAGCGCCTGGCACCCAAGGTGGGCGGCGGCCGCTATGCGCTGCTGGAAATCATGGGCAACAACATCCGCACCAAGGATAGCATTGTCCACGGTGAAAGCGAAGGCAAGAGCTTCTACGAAATCATTGAAGCCAGCAATACGTTTGGCTGGCGGCATTTTGATCATGCGGTGCTGGAAGCGTTTGACAACGGGATCATCACGGAGGAAAGCGCCCTGCAATATTCCACTAAACGCGGCATTGTCAGCCGAGGCATTGACAATATCAAGAAGAAGCGCGGCGAAAGCACCATTGCGTATGCGGATCTGCAAATGAAGCGAACCGAAGAGGCGGCCCGGAGTGCCGCCCCGCCCATTCCGGCAGTTTTGAAACTTAAATAAAGGAGCATCCCATGGCATTTGAATTTGATTTTATCAGCGCCACCGATAAGCCGGCTTTGCTGGCCATCAGTTCACTCGAATGGCAGGTGCGGGCGCTGGCCGCGCTGGATTCGCTTGGCTATAAAGTGCATGTTGCGCAAGGTACGGACGACTTCAGCAACCGTTTCACCCAGTTTGCTTACCAAGTGGTAATCATTGAGGAACTGTTTGATTGCGCCGAGTTCAAGGATAACCGCGGGCTGCAATTCGTCCAAACTCTGCCCATGATTTTACGTCGGCACGCCACGGTTTTTCTGTTGGGCGATAGTTTTCAAAGCTTGCATCCCATGCTGGCGTTCCAGCAAAGCGTCCACGCGGTGGTGCATAGCAATGACTTTGAAAACCTCGACAAGATCATTCAAAAAACCGT includes these proteins:
- a CDS encoding type IV pilus twitching motility protein PilT gives rise to the protein MAKIDSFFNLMFEQKASDLHLSSGNPPILRISGELHRVDFPPLESDQLKAMLYEITPEYKVKQFEETGDVDFGYEIPNVSRFRANFFMQKYGVAAVFRQIPSKVLSFEDFEKFDAPLPAVLRKFAMLHKGLVLVTGPTGSGKSTTLAAMVDYCNKNRKDHILTVEDPIEFVHESKNALVNHREVGIHTKSFASALRGALREDPDIILVGEMRDLETIELALTAASTGHLVFGTLHTQSAAKTVDRIIDVFPADQQNKIRATLSEALKGVVAQNLFKRIDKKGRVAALEILVFTTAVANLVREGKTHQIPGMIQVGKRIGNQPLDDAIMDHLKMKRISPEEAYDKCLDKKKFRPFLPHPPEDDDTM
- a CDS encoding PilT/PilU family type 4a pilus ATPase, giving the protein MRRNDLDYILSTMLDSHKDVSDLNITVDKSLQVETEGQLAPVAIDPNVEKLTPFQTEMVTLNLISGNRRLLEDLLQKGSCDSSYSLTGRARFRVNIFSQRGNYSCVLRKLNTKIPTLADLKMPEIFLQVAKEKTGLVLVTGATGSGKSTTLAALLNEINETKSIHIITLEDPVEFVHPQKRATFNQREMGNDFDSFSSGLRAALRQAPKIILVGEMRDRETVEIGLSAAETGHLVVSTLHTIDAGQTINRILGMFEPEEQEQVRLRLADTLRWIVSQRLAPKVGGGRYALLEIMGNNIRTKDSIVHGESEGKSFYEIIEASNTFGWRHFDHAVLEAFDNGIITEESALQYSTKRGIVSRGIDNIKKKRGESTIAYADLQMKRTEEAARSAAPPIPAVLKLK